A segment of the Corylus avellana chromosome ca2, CavTom2PMs-1.0 genome:
AGATAATAAAGGATGGGACTGGGGCTTTCTGATCTCTTCCATTGCCATATTATTGGCTGTGATTATCTTTCTCGTGGGATTGCCAATGTATAGAATACAAATTATTCAAGGAACCAGCGCCATCATTAGTATTATACAGGTTTGTGCTTTTGGTTTTGAAGCTATTAGCGACCACAtctagttttgagttttgaagcTATTAGTAACGACACTAAACATTATTAGCGACGACTTTTGTTGTCATATTGAAGTCATTATAACCAATATTGACCGAGCATTTGCGATGACTTATTAGCGACAACTTTTAGACTTTTAGCCCGATCATGATTAACTTTTTTTGGTGCATAATAAATATCTTCCTTTTTCTATGGATATTTCCAAATATGCACTGGTCTAATCCTAAACAAGGATTTAAATGCATTGATCAAggttaatttatttactttcgtctctttttcttttcaggtGTATGTTGCAGCCATTCGCAACAGAAATCTTCACCTCCCTAGGGACCATACGGAGCTCTATGAGATTGATATGGACAAGGAAGCTGCTGTGGAAGCAGAATTTTTACCTCTCAGAGACGTTTTTAGGTTCTATCAGAATCTTTCATTTgcaccaaattttaaaaatgggtAGAATCTGGACAATATATCATTGGGCACATGTTCCTACGGgtgtcaattttttacacgacccGCAAATCTAAcacaaacccaatacaaaattaactgGTTAGAGTTCAagggtttgacccgtttaattaattaaatatgttaagttaagtttgacttatatatatataattttatattcatatctCGATACGACCTGAACCCGACAAGCAAACATGAATTGCCACCCTCACATGCTCCTGTATACATTTCATTTCCATTAAAATTCATGCTATGATCCAATGCAGGTGTTTAGACAAAGCAGCCATCCAGCCAACATCTACAGGGCAGGATGGTAAACCAGATGCTCCAAATCCATGGAAACTTTGTAGGGTCGCTCAAGTGGAAAACGCCAAGATACTACTAGGCATGGTCCCAATTTTTTGTTGCACAATAATCATGACACTTTGCCTTGCACAGCTCCAAACCTTCTCAATCCAACAAGGTCTCACCATGAACACAAGCGTCACAAAATCTTTTCACATCCCACCTGCCTCCCTTCCTATCATCCCAATCGTATTCATGATCGTCATAATCCCATTCTATGACCAGATCTTCGTTCCCTTTGCGCGAAAATTCACCGGCATCCCAACCGGGATCACGCACTTGCAGCGCGTCGGAGTCGGCCTAATTCTCTCATCCATCTCCATGGCGGTGGCTGCTATActtgaagagaagagaaaaggtGTAGCCAGAGACCATAACCTGCTTGATGCAATCCCAGTTGTGCAGCCATTGCCAATCAGCACATTCTGGCTATCATTTCAGTACTTCATATTTGGAATTGCAGACATGTTTACATACGTCGGATTGCTTGAATTTTTCTATTCAGAGGCACCAAAGGGCCTTAAATCCATCTCAAGTTGCTTCCTCTGGAGCTCCATGGCGCTAGGGTATTTTCTCAGCACCATATTGGTGAAAATAGTTAATGGTGCAACAAAGAATGTTACAAGAAGTGGAGGTTGGTTAGCAGGAAACAATATCAACAGGAACCATTTAAACCTCTTCTACTGGCTACTTTCTATATTGAGCTTGATCAACTTCTCAATCTACTTGTTTGTAGCTAAGAGGTACAAGTATAGGCCTCAGAATTCTGTGGACTCAAATGAGAAAAACGTTGGACTTGAGCAAAAGATAATTTAGTCTTAAGTGCTGGTGATACTACAAAGAATGCAAATGATGATTTGGGGTTTTCTATTTGACATGTAATCTTgcctttgtttgcttgtttttttcttctctagatTTAATTTGATGATATTGTAGGGGGGTTTGGGACATGCATGTATTTTGTTCATGATCATCAATGAACTTCAAGTGTGGCATATATAGTGCATTTACTTTCTCAAGAATTTGCTTTTCTATAACTTTATAACCATTGAAATTTGGACAACAAAACATGTCGATTAAAGAGTCACAAACTAGAAGAGATTGTCTGACATTTCCGACGTGTAACCTACTTCCGTTTCAATCTATCTTTACCTGAATGAAGCAACGGATCATAGATTCACATGAGTACACAAATCTGACAGACATGTCAAATGTTGCCACGTTGCGCCTGTGTCATCATACATGCTTGTTTCTTTGATTGGTGGGCTGATAAATATTGTCCCCCATattcaagaagaaaaagcaaGTAAATAAAAGATGAATACTACTATTCATATTAGAATTTCACACCAACTTTACATCGTGTTTAAATGGATTTTCGTGTCAagtatttaatataaaataaaaaatattaaccatTTAATATAAAGCTGATATAAAAATCTAGTGTGAGGAATACCGTTACgctaataaaattaa
Coding sequences within it:
- the LOC132169370 gene encoding protein NRT1/ PTR FAMILY 4.5-like yields the protein MVYNPNTPTLTIPRSQNGFAVLTIQAHYPKLKPPPCNIFDPAARCEKIGGGNSAVLFVALYLLAVGSAGIKAALPSHGADQFDEKDPKEARQMSSFFNCLLLAVCVGGAVSLTLIVWIQDNKGWDWGFLISSIAILLAVIIFLVGLPMYRIQIIQGTSAIISIIQVYVAAIRNRNLHLPRDHTELYEIDMDKEAAVEAEFLPLRDVFRCLDKAAIQPTSTGQDGKPDAPNPWKLCRVAQVENAKILLGMVPIFCCTIIMTLCLAQLQTFSIQQGLTMNTSVTKSFHIPPASLPIIPIVFMIVIIPFYDQIFVPFARKFTGIPTGITHLQRVGVGLILSSISMAVAAILEEKRKGVARDHNLLDAIPVVQPLPISTFWLSFQYFIFGIADMFTYVGLLEFFYSEAPKGLKSISSCFLWSSMALGYFLSTILVKIVNGATKNVTRSGGWLAGNNINRNHLNLFYWLLSILSLINFSIYLFVAKRYKYRPQNSVDSNEKNVGLEQKII